The stretch of DNA GGGTGCTCCGACCAGGAAGTAGATGACGAGGGAGATGACCGCGATTTCGAGGGCTGTGCGGTAGTTTCGCGATTCGTTTGCCATTGTGCGGTGATTTTGCTGATGTGTAGGGTTCTGCAGAGACTACATTGGATTGTTTCTGCGAGTGAACTTGGCGTTGGAAGTTGACGCAATGGGATGTTTCAGAAGCGATGCTCCGCAGACGATTGGGTTTCGGTGCCTTCCGAGTGATCCATGTCGCGACTCGCAGGGAAGGAGCTCTGAAAAGACATGTGCAATCACATGGACGCGTTGAGCGCGTTCATGCTGCGCTCTGCTGAATGTACAGTATTTTACATCTATGTAGTGGAGCATGGCAAGACGCTGAGCGTCTCCTTCAGCTTTGAGACACTCCTTACCAGACCCGACACAGCGGCTGTCCGCCTATTTGTCTTTCCACGCATTCTCTTGCCTCCATGAGTCCTCTGTCCGTACTTACTGCCATGATCTCTCCCACCCTGGTGAGTGGCTTCACTTCTCCGGCCTGCTGCCCTCGCACAATCCTCCCCAGATCCCTACTGTTCAACCACATCCGTTTCGTTGGTTTCGATACCATCTGCGCTTTTGTGATCACAGGCTTGCTTTCGTAGTATTTGAGACCAAGCCATAGCCTTCTTGATGCACGATTCTCCTGCGTGACAACTCCTTCAGTCTCCATGTGCGAAGGATCTTGGTATTCTTCCACTGGCAGCGTAACCGACTGCTTCGAGATCGGAATGCCCATCGCCTCGATCGTGATGCCGTTCAGCTGGATTTGACGCTCGGAAACGAAAGCCTGCTTGCCCGCGACTGACGCAAGTGTTTCCAAGTCAAAGCGCATGCTCTCCAATTCGTGCAATGGCACCTTCCTGAACCTCTGGAAGATGGCTTGCTGCTCCGCAGGTCGCCCAGCAAGCACATCTCTTACTGCAAATTCTCTCCTTTGGTCAGGATTCGCACCCAATGTCTGATCTAAGCGGCTGATTGCTTGATTGGCGTCGTTGGAATTCTCGATTGTGTCAGCTTGATCCCGTTGCCGTGTGTATtgctcttctctctcctctcttAATGCGTCGATTTGTGCATGCAGGTCCCTGATGAATTGTGGTATCCGCCGCGCCCATCCCTcctgctcgagctcctccAAACTTTTCATTCCATGCTGTTGGGCAAAGTCGATGGCTTCTTGCGGAAAGC from Cercospora beticola chromosome 1, complete sequence encodes:
- a CDS encoding uncharacterized protein (BUSCO:EOG092650I8); the protein is MSLVQLSHTCSHLQNASLARLGLTSIPYTKLHLSLALLLQKQGFISQVKLGGPSPPASVFGQGPRDNHHITNYPHGAAGRNRHSPEAALALVVRHRYNSQQLQSLGFPQEAIDFAQQHGMKSLEELEQEGWARRIPQFIRDLHAQIDALREEREEQYTRQRDQADTIENSNDANQAISRLDQTLGANPDQRREFAVRDVLAGRPAEQQAIFQRFRKVPLHELESMRFDLETLASVAGKQAFVSERQIQLNGITIEAMGIPISKQSVTLPVEEYQDPSHMETEGVVTQENRASRRLWLGLKYYESKPVITKAQMVSKPTKRMWLNSRDLGRIVRGQQAGEVKPLTRVGEIMAVSTDRGLMEARECVERQIGGQPLCRVW